A genomic region of Columba livia isolate bColLiv1 breed racing homer chromosome 12, bColLiv1.pat.W.v2, whole genome shotgun sequence contains the following coding sequences:
- the ARR3 gene encoding arrestin-C isoform X2, producing MADGAKVFKKTSPNTKLSIYLGKRDFVDHVETVDAVDGVCLIDPEYLKDRKVYVTLTCAFRYGRDDLDVIGLTFRKDLYVLTTQIFPPVPDQTPKTLTPLQEKLLKKLGENAYPFTFEIAPNLPCSVTLQPGPDDVGKACGVDFEVKGFCAENLEEKIHKRNSVRLVIRKIQFAPMKTGPAPKSETTRQFMMSDKPLHLEASLDKEIYYHGEPINVTVNINNTTNKIVKKIKITVDQITDVVLYSLDKYTKTVCTEEINENVAANSTFSKTYSVTPTLSANREKRGLALDGKLKHEDTNLASTTILRPGMDKEVLGILVSYKVKVNLMVSRGGDVGVELPVILMHPKPADGK from the exons ATGGCAGACGGAGCAAA GGTGTTCAAGAAGACCAGCCCCAACACCAAG CTGTCCATCTACCTGGGGAAGAGAGACTTCGTGGATCATGTGGAGACAGTGGATGCTGTAG ATGGAGTCTGCCTGATTGACCCAGAGTACCTAAAGGACAGAAAAG TGTATGTGACGCTGACTTGTGCGTTCCGCTACGGCCGAGACGACCTCGACGTGATCGGGTTGACCTTCAGGAAGGACCTTTATGTCCTGACCACCCAGATCTTCCCACCAGTGCCGGACCAAACACCCAAAACCCTCACTCCTTTGCAGGAGAAGCTGCTGAAGAAGCTTGGGGAGAATGCCTACCCCTTCACCTTCGAG ATTGCCCCCAACCTGCCCTGCTCGGTCACCCTCCAGCCGGGACCAGATGATGTTGGGAAG GCCTGTGGCGTGGACTTCGAGGTCAAAGGATTTTGTGCTGAAAATCTGGAGGAGAAAATTCACAAGAG GAACTCGGTGCGCCTCGTCATCCGCAAGATCCAGTTTGCCCCCATGAAGACAGGGCCAGCCCCAAAGTCGGAGACCACCCGGCAGTTCATGATGTCCGACAAGCCCCTGCACCTTGAAGCCTCCCTGGATAAGGAG ATCTACTACCACGGAGAGCCCATCAACGTGACCGTCAACATCAacaacaccaccaacaaaattgtgaaaaaaatcaaaattacag TTGATCAGATCACAGACGTGGTCCTCTATTCCCTGGATAAATACACGAAGACTGTGTGCACCGAGGAGATAAA CGAGAATGTGGCAGCCAACTCCACCTTCTCCAAAACGTACTCCGTCACCCCCACGCTCTCGGCCAACCGCGAGAAGCGAGGTCTCGCTCTGGACGGCAAGCTCAAGCACGAGGACACCAACCTGGCCTCCACCACCAT CCTGAGACCCGGCATGGACAAGGAGGTGTTGGGCATCCTGGTGTCCTACAAAGTGAAGGTCAACCTGATGGTGTCCCGAGGAGG CGACGTTGGTGTTGAACTGCCCGTCATCCTGATGCACCCGAAGCCTGCGGACGGTAAGTAG
- the ARR3 gene encoding arrestin-C isoform X1: MADGAKVFKKTSPNTKLSIYLGKRDFVDHVETVDAVDGVCLIDPEYLKDRKVYVTLTCAFRYGRDDLDVIGLTFRKDLYVLTTQIFPPVPDQTPKTLTPLQEKLLKKLGENAYPFTFEIAPNLPCSVTLQPGPDDVGKACGVDFEVKGFCAENLEEKIHKRNSVRLVIRKIQFAPMKTGPAPKSETTRQFMMSDKPLHLEASLDKEIYYHGEPINVTVNINNTTNKIVKKIKITVDQITDVVLYSLDKYTKTVCTEEINENVAANSTFSKTYSVTPTLSANREKRGLALDGKLKHEDTNLASTTILRPGMDKEVLGILVSYKVKVNLMVSRGGILGDLTSSDVGVELPVILMHPKPADGK, from the exons ATGGCAGACGGAGCAAA GGTGTTCAAGAAGACCAGCCCCAACACCAAG CTGTCCATCTACCTGGGGAAGAGAGACTTCGTGGATCATGTGGAGACAGTGGATGCTGTAG ATGGAGTCTGCCTGATTGACCCAGAGTACCTAAAGGACAGAAAAG TGTATGTGACGCTGACTTGTGCGTTCCGCTACGGCCGAGACGACCTCGACGTGATCGGGTTGACCTTCAGGAAGGACCTTTATGTCCTGACCACCCAGATCTTCCCACCAGTGCCGGACCAAACACCCAAAACCCTCACTCCTTTGCAGGAGAAGCTGCTGAAGAAGCTTGGGGAGAATGCCTACCCCTTCACCTTCGAG ATTGCCCCCAACCTGCCCTGCTCGGTCACCCTCCAGCCGGGACCAGATGATGTTGGGAAG GCCTGTGGCGTGGACTTCGAGGTCAAAGGATTTTGTGCTGAAAATCTGGAGGAGAAAATTCACAAGAG GAACTCGGTGCGCCTCGTCATCCGCAAGATCCAGTTTGCCCCCATGAAGACAGGGCCAGCCCCAAAGTCGGAGACCACCCGGCAGTTCATGATGTCCGACAAGCCCCTGCACCTTGAAGCCTCCCTGGATAAGGAG ATCTACTACCACGGAGAGCCCATCAACGTGACCGTCAACATCAacaacaccaccaacaaaattgtgaaaaaaatcaaaattacag TTGATCAGATCACAGACGTGGTCCTCTATTCCCTGGATAAATACACGAAGACTGTGTGCACCGAGGAGATAAA CGAGAATGTGGCAGCCAACTCCACCTTCTCCAAAACGTACTCCGTCACCCCCACGCTCTCGGCCAACCGCGAGAAGCGAGGTCTCGCTCTGGACGGCAAGCTCAAGCACGAGGACACCAACCTGGCCTCCACCACCAT CCTGAGACCCGGCATGGACAAGGAGGTGTTGGGCATCCTGGTGTCCTACAAAGTGAAGGTCAACCTGATGGTGTCCCGAGGAGG catcctGGGGGATCTCACTTCCAG CGACGTTGGTGTTGAACTGCCCGTCATCCTGATGCACCCGAAGCCTGCGGACGGTAAGTAG